In Phaseolus vulgaris cultivar G19833 chromosome 10, P. vulgaris v2.0, whole genome shotgun sequence, a single genomic region encodes these proteins:
- the LOC137818745 gene encoding eukaryotic translation initiation factor 4G-like isoform X5 encodes MAVESIHYPLPEGGQSRLNPSQGNSTESNKASAARIISNGTHLQSQLHGGSDGPITKSSESSTGHKSTGIVPKAATAAFPPLISDPVLPTSPAKGDDESKAFPFQFGSIIPGFINGMEIPARTTSAPPKFDKQEPDQALDESYKSVSSVPNPPVPKQQKPHGKEAGVNEQSNVEEIKANKDSQVSILTSVNQISKPFVAPVTGISMSTSYHQSQAPLQFGGASPQIQSQGMTTTSLQMPVPMPLPIGNATQVQQPVFIPGLQPHPMHPQGIMHQGQNISFSPQMGNQLGNMGIGIGRQYPQQQGGKFATPRKTTHVKITHPETHEELRLHKRMDAYSNGGSSGARSHPNIPSQSQPVKSFPTTHPVNYFSSNSYNTKSPYYPPNSLPLTNTPMPPNSQPPTFNFPLYHGPQGVSFMNSSSQGSPLTNKTSIPAGITSMTIKPNGTATIVDLSSSNSCIADVQNGEPPSSTISCDVSSSVLQKGSETLSEVSPQQSKFSRDFVTVVSNNEGGQESLSISNSLKDKKPGKKDQLSQNQVSVRSPTTDTMPSRVVDHDISDIGVPDAIGTKKNHSATIINEDLPRSNTISAAVEVETDGSVEAPGYVSVEGNAAQTIDKVHNQMPDKTYELVEGNFGSSDLQSTDLPKTTPKHVKNDLENVDGESGTKDRPIMEPNKVKNTSKGKKKRKEILQKADAAGSTSDLYNAYKGPGEKKEDVLSSESKESATASLSLKQFDVGQSDIKASEKGDHNKVELEDWEDVADMSTPKLEVHDISQKAGDGHGSTTKKYSRDFLLKFVEQFVDLPEDFEITADIGALMNGNIGGSHIFERDSHPSPGRVVDRLGGMSRMDRRGDVVVEDDRWNKVSGSFRGRGPEGVGGNSGFRFGHGGNFGVLRNPRAQAPLQYGGGILSGPMQSGGNQGGRNSPNRERWQRSANFQQRGLIPSPAQTPLQIMHKAENKYEVGKVTDVEEVKQRQLKAILNKLTPQNFDKLFEKVKEVSIDNAITLIGVISQIFEKALMEPTFCEMYANFCLHLASELPDFSEDNEKITFKRLLLNKCQEEFERGEREEEEANKADEGEVKQSTEEREVRRVKARRRMLGNIRLIGELYKKKMLTERIMHECIKKLLGQYQDPDEENIEALCKLMSTIGEMIDHPKAKEHMDAYFERMKLLSINMNLSSRVRFMLKDSIDLRKNKWQQRRKVEGPKKIEEVHRDAAQERQSQAGGRSNRGPANNQSTRRTPIDFSPRVSSILSSSNSQMGGLCGLPPQSRGYGGSQDAQFEEQQSYETKTLSVPLPQRSLGEDSITLVPQGGLARGMSMRGSTTISNLPISEVVPVPRDSHRMPTGLNGQSNSSERTQYNSREDIGSRHGTNKSLGPSTHDQSIAPEHNVNHGNRNLRSVSPAPQIAYSDNILSEEKLRDMSLSAIREYYSARDENEIALCIKDLNSPSFYASMVSLWVTDSFERKDTERDLLAKLLINLVKSQHHTLSQVQLIKGFESVLCTLEDVVNDAPRAPEFLGRIFAQAIIERVATLNEIAQLIHDGGEEPGSLLEIGLAGDVLGSTLEVIQNEKGDMVLNEILSKSSNFPLKTFQPPDAKISRKLEKFI; translated from the exons ATGGCGGTGGAATCAATCCATTATCCACTGCCCGAAG GTGGACAATCTAGGCTAAATCCTTCCCAGGGAAATTCAACAGAGTCAAATAAGGCATCTGCAGCCCGGATCATTAGTAATGGTACCCATTTACAGTCCCAATTACATG GTGGATCAGATGGGCCAATTACAAAGTCATCTGAATCATCAACTGGACATAAGAGCACTGGAATTGTTCCAAAAGCTGCAACTGCTGCATTTCCCCCTTTGATTTCTGATCCTGTCCTTCCCACAAGCCCTGCCAAGG GAGATGATGAGTCTAAGGCATTCCCTTTTCAATTTGGATCCATCATTCCTGGCTTTATTAATGGGATGGAA ATCCCTGCTCGTACAACATCAGCTCCTCCTAAATTTGATAAGCAGGAGCCTGATCAG GCTCTTGATGAATCTTACAAATCTGTGTCTTCGGTGCCAAATCCTCCTGTTCCAAAGCAGCAGAAACCGCACGGGAAAGAGGCTGGTGTCAATGAGCAATCTAATGTTGAGGAGATTAAGGCAAACAAGGATTCTCAGGTGTCAATTTTAACCTCAGTAAATCAGATATCAAAACCCTTTGTTGCTCCTGTAACTGGGATTTCAATGTCAACTTCATATCACCAATCACAGGCTCCTTTACAGTTTGGAGGTGCTAGTCCACAGATTCAATCTCAGGGCATGACAACAACGTCCCTCCAAATGCCTGTACCGATGCCTTTACCAATTGGTAATGCTACGCAAGTGCAACAACCAGTTTTTATTCCAGGTCTTCAACCTCATCCAATGCATCCTCAAGGGATCATGCATCAAGGCCAAAACATTAGTTTTTCTCCTCAAATGGGTAATCAATTAGGCAACATGGGCATTGGCATAGGTCGTCAATATCCACAACAGCAAGGAGGAAAATTTGCTACTCCTCGAAAAACTACCCATGTAAAGATAACTCATCCTGAGACACATGAAGAGTTAAGACTTCATAAAAGGATGGATGCATATTCAAATGGTGGGTCATCCGGTGCTAGGTCACATCCTAACATACCTTCTCAATCCCAACCTGTTAAATCTTTTCCGACCACTCATCCTGTGAACTATTTTTCATCTAACTCATATAATACCAAGTCTCCCTATTATCCACCTAATTCTCTCCCATTAACAAATACCCCTATGCCTCCTAATTCTCAGCCACCAACATTTAATTTTCCTCTGTATCATGGTCCCCAAGGTGTGAGTTTTATGAATTCATCGTCACAAGGTTCCCCTCTTACTAATAAAACTAGCATTCCTGCTGGGATTACATCTATGACCATTAAGCCTAATGGTACAGCTACTATAGTGGACTTATCATCGTCCAATTCCTGTATTGCTGATGTTCAAAATGGAGAACCCCCTAGTTCAACAATATCCTGTGATGTTAGCTCCTCTGTGCTACAAAAAGGGTCGGAAACCTTGTCAGAAGTTTCTCCACAACAGTCTAAGTTTTCAAGAGATTTTGTCACAGTTGTGTCTAATAATGAAGGTGGACAGGAATCTCTCAGTATATCCAACTCTTTGAAGGATAAGAAACCAGGGAAGAAAGATCAATTATCACAAAATCAG GTTTCTGTACGGTCTCCCACAACGGACACTATGCCTTCTCGTGTTGTTGATCATGATATATCTGATATTGGAGTACCCGATGCTATAggaactaaaaaaaatcattctgcAACAATTATTAATGAAGATCTTCCAAGATCTAATACAATTTCTGCTGCTGTTGAAGTGGAGACCGATGGGTCTGTAGAAGCTCCTGGTTATGTTTCAGTGGAAGGAAATGCTGCACAAACTATTGACAAAGTTCACAATCAGATGCCTGATAAGACGTACGAATTAGTTGaag GAAATTTTGGCTCATCAGATCTGCAGTCTACTGATCTTCCAAAAACAACACCAAAGCATGTTAAGAATGATTTAGAGAATGTTGATGGTGAGTCAGGTACCAAGGATAGACCAATTATGGAACCAAATAAGGTGAAAAATACATCTAAagggaagaagaagagaaaagagaTACTTCAGAAAGCAGATGCTGCTGGGTCAACTTCTGATCTTTATAATGCATACAAGGGACCCGgggaaaagaaagaagatgtCTTAAGTTCTGAGAGCAAGGAAAGTGCTACTGCTTCTCTAAGTTTGAAGCAATTTGATGTTGGTCAGTCAGATATTAAAGCCAGTGAGAAAGGTGATCATAATAAAGTTGAACTTGAAGATTGGGAGGATGTTGCCGACATGTCTACCCCTAAACTAGAGGTTCATGACATATCTCAAAAAGCAGGTGATGGACATGGAAGTACAACCAAAAAATATTCACGTGATTTCCTTCTGAAATTTGTAGAGCAGTTCGTTGATCTTCCTGAAGATTTTGAAATCACTGCTGACATTGGTGCTTTGATGAATGGCAATATTGGCGGCTCTCATATTTTTGAGCGTGATTCACATCCTAGTCCTGGAAGAGTTGTAGATAGACTAGGTGGGATGTCTCGGATGGATCGTCGTGGCGATGTGGTTGTGGAGGATGATAGATGGAACAAAGTTTCTGGTTCTTTTCGTGGACGTGGTCCGGAAGGCGTTGGTGGTAATTCAGGATTTCGATTTGGTCATGGAGGCAATTTTGGTGTTTTAAGGAACCCTCGTGCACAAGCACCGCTACAATATGGTGGAGGGATCCTTTCTGGGCCAATGCAATCTGGGGGAAATCAGGGTGGAAGAAATAGCCCTAACAGGGAGAGATGGCAGCGATCTGCTAACTTCCAGCAGAGGGGTTTAATTCCTTCTCCCGCCCAAACTCCTTTACAAATAATGCACAAAGCTGAGAATAAGTATGAAGTGGGTAAAGTGACAGATGTGGAAGAGGTAAAACAGAGGCAGTTGAAAGCTATCTTGAACAAACTAACACCGCAAAATTTTGACAAACTCTTTGAAAAGGTGAAAGAAGTTAGTATTGACAATGCAATCACCCTCATTGGTGTCATCTCACAAATATTTGAGAAAGCTCTTATGGAACCTACCTTTTGTGAAATGTATGCCAACTTTTGTTTACATTTGGCTTCTGAGTTGCCTGATTTTAGTGAGGACAatgaaaaaataacttttaaaaggtTATTATTAAACAAGTGCCAAGAGGAATTTGAGAGGGgtgaaagagaagaagaagaagcaaataaGGCTGATGAGGGTGAGGTTAAGCAGTCTACTGAGGAAAGGGAAGTTAGAAGAGTTAAGGCAAGAAGACGCATGTTGGGAAACATTAGATTGATTGGAGAACTATATAAGAAGAAAATGTTGACAGAGAGGATAATGCATGAGTGTATCAAGAAGTTACTGGGTCAATATCAGGATCCAGATGAAGAAAACATTGAAGCTTTATGCAAGCTAATGAGTACTATTGGGGAGATGATTGACCATCCAAAAGCCAAGGAACATATGGATGCATATTTTGAAAGGATGAAATTATTATCAATCAACATGAATTTATCTTCTAGGGTGAGGTTCATGTTGAAGGATTCCATTGATTTGAGAAAGAATAAATGGCAACAAAGGAGGAAAGTAGAAGGTCCCAAAAAGATTGAGGAGGTACATAGGGATGCTGCTCAGGAAAGGCAATCCCAAGCTGGTGGTAGGTCAAATCGTGGTCCTGCTAACAATCAATCGACAAGAAGGACTCCCATTGATTTTAGTCCAAGAGTATCATCTATCTTGTCATCTTCTAATTCTCAAATGGGTGGATTATGCGGTCTTCCACCTCAATCTCGTGGGTATGGTGGCTCTCAGGATGCTCAATTTGAGGAACAACAATCTTATGAAACTAAGACCTTGTCAGTTCCTTTGCCTCAAAGATCTTTAGGAGAAGATTCTATAACCTTGGTACCTCAAGGTGGTCTTGCTAGGGGAATGTCTATGAGAGGATCAACCACAATTTCCAATTTGCCAATATCTGAAGTGGTTCCTGTACCTAGAGACTCTCATAGAATGCCTACAGGTCTTAATGGTCAGAGTAATTCATCAGAGCGCACACAATATAACTCAAGGGAGGATATTGGGTCAAGACATGGTACTAACAAGTCTTTAGGTCCATCTACTCATGATCAATCAATTGCTCCAGAGCATAATGTAAACCATGGTAACAGAAACTTGAGGAGTGTTTCACCTGCTCCTCAAATTGCTTATTCAGATAACATTTTGTCGGAAGAAAAACTGAGGGACATGTCCTTGTCAGCCATAAGAGAATACTacag TGCTAGAGATGAGAATGAAATTGCTTTGTGTATCAAAGATTtgaactccccaagcttctatgCTTCTATGGTTTCTCTCTGGGTCACAGATTCATTTGAGAGAAAGGACACAGAAAGAGATCTTTTGGCCAAACTACTTATCAACCTTGTGAAATCTCAACATCATACATTGAGTCAAGTCCAACTCATCAAAGG GTTCGAATCTGTTCTCTGTACATTGGAGGATGTCGTTAATGATGCCCCTAGAGCACCAGAGTTTCTTGGCCGAATTTTTGCTCAAGCCATAATAGAGAGAGTAGCTACTTTGAATGAGATTGCACAATTAATACATGATGGTGGAGAAGAGCCAGGTAGTCTCTTAGAAATTGGACTTGCAGGTGATGTTCTTGGAAGCACATTGGAGGTAATTCAAAATGAAAAGGGAGACATGGTTCTAAATGAGATCCTTTCAAAAAGCTCTAATTTCCCATTGAAAACTTTCCAACCACCTGATGCTAAAATATCAAGGAAGTTggaaaaatttatttag
- the LOC137818745 gene encoding eukaryotic translation initiation factor 4G-like isoform X6 codes for MAVESIHYPLPEGGQSRLNPSQGNSTESNKASAARIISNGTHLQSQLHGGSDGPITKSSESSTGHKSTGIVPKAATAAFPPLISDPVLPTSPAKGDDESKAFPFQFGSIIPGFINGMEIPARTTSAPPKFDKQEPDQALDESYKSVSSVPNPPVPKQQKPHGKEAGVNEQSNVEEIKANKDSQAPLQFGGASPQIQSQGMTTTSLQMPVPMPLPIGNATQVQQPVFIPGLQPHPMHPQGIMHQGQNISFSPQMGNQLGNMGIGIGRQYPQQQGGKFATPRKTTHVKITHPETHEELRLHKRMDAYSNGGSSGARSHPNIPSQSQPVKSFPTTHPVNYFSSNSYNTKSPYYPPNSLPLTNTPMPPNSQPPTFNFPLYHGPQGVSFMNSSSQGSPLTNKTSIPAGITSMTIKPNGTATIVDLSSSNSCIADVQNGEPPSSTISCDVSSSVLQKGSETLSEVSPQQSKFSRDFVTVVSNNEGGQESLSISNSLKDKKPGKKDQLSQNQVSVRSPTTDTMPSRVVDHDISDIGVPDAIGTKKNHSATIINEDLPRSNTISAAVEVETDGSVEAPGYVSVEGNAAQTIDKVHNQMPDKTYELVEGNFGSSDLQSTDLPKTTPKHVKNDLENVDGESGTKDRPIMEPNKVKNTSKGKKKRKEILQKADAAGSTSDLYNAYKGPGEKKEDVLSSESKESATASLSLKQFDVGQSDIKASEKGDHNKVELEDWEDVADMSTPKLEVHDISQKAGDGHGSTTKKYSRDFLLKFVEQFVDLPEDFEITADIGALMNGNIGGSHIFERDSHPSPGRVVDRLGGMSRMDRRGDVVVEDDRWNKVSGSFRGRGPEGVGGNSGFRFGHGGNFGVLRNPRAQAPLQYGGGILSGPMQSGGNQGGRNSPNRERWQRSANFQQRGLIPSPAQTPLQIMHKAENKYEVGKVTDVEEVKQRQLKAILNKLTPQNFDKLFEKVKEVSIDNAITLIGVISQIFEKALMEPTFCEMYANFCLHLASELPDFSEDNEKITFKRLLLNKCQEEFERGEREEEEANKADEGEVKQSTEEREVRRVKARRRMLGNIRLIGELYKKKMLTERIMHECIKKLLGQYQDPDEENIEALCKLMSTIGEMIDHPKAKEHMDAYFERMKLLSINMNLSSRVRFMLKDSIDLRKNKWQQRRKVEGPKKIEEVHRDAAQERQSQAGGRSNRGPANNQSTRRTPIDFSPRVSSILSSSNSQMGGLCGLPPQSRGYGGSQDAQFEEQQSYETKTLSVPLPQRSLGEDSITLVPQGGLARGMSMRGSTTISNLPISEVVPVPRDSHRMPTGLNGQSNSSERTQYNSREDIGSRHGTNKSLGPSTHDQSIAPEHNVNHGNRNLRSVSPAPQIAYSDNILSEEKLRDMSLSAIREYYSARDENEIALCIKDLNSPSFYASMVSLWVTDSFERKDTERDLLAKLLINLVKSQHHTLSQVQLIKGFESVLCTLEDVVNDAPRAPEFLGRIFAQAIIERVATLNEIAQLIHDGGEEPGSLLEIGLAGDVLGSTLEVIQNEKGDMVLNEILSKSSNFPLKTFQPPDAKISRKLEKFI; via the exons ATGGCGGTGGAATCAATCCATTATCCACTGCCCGAAG GTGGACAATCTAGGCTAAATCCTTCCCAGGGAAATTCAACAGAGTCAAATAAGGCATCTGCAGCCCGGATCATTAGTAATGGTACCCATTTACAGTCCCAATTACATG GTGGATCAGATGGGCCAATTACAAAGTCATCTGAATCATCAACTGGACATAAGAGCACTGGAATTGTTCCAAAAGCTGCAACTGCTGCATTTCCCCCTTTGATTTCTGATCCTGTCCTTCCCACAAGCCCTGCCAAGG GAGATGATGAGTCTAAGGCATTCCCTTTTCAATTTGGATCCATCATTCCTGGCTTTATTAATGGGATGGAA ATCCCTGCTCGTACAACATCAGCTCCTCCTAAATTTGATAAGCAGGAGCCTGATCAG GCTCTTGATGAATCTTACAAATCTGTGTCTTCGGTGCCAAATCCTCCTGTTCCAAAGCAGCAGAAACCGCACGGGAAAGAGGCTGGTGTCAATGAGCAATCTAATGTTGAGGAGATTAAGGCAAACAAGGATTCTCAG GCTCCTTTACAGTTTGGAGGTGCTAGTCCACAGATTCAATCTCAGGGCATGACAACAACGTCCCTCCAAATGCCTGTACCGATGCCTTTACCAATTGGTAATGCTACGCAAGTGCAACAACCAGTTTTTATTCCAGGTCTTCAACCTCATCCAATGCATCCTCAAGGGATCATGCATCAAGGCCAAAACATTAGTTTTTCTCCTCAAATGGGTAATCAATTAGGCAACATGGGCATTGGCATAGGTCGTCAATATCCACAACAGCAAGGAGGAAAATTTGCTACTCCTCGAAAAACTACCCATGTAAAGATAACTCATCCTGAGACACATGAAGAGTTAAGACTTCATAAAAGGATGGATGCATATTCAAATGGTGGGTCATCCGGTGCTAGGTCACATCCTAACATACCTTCTCAATCCCAACCTGTTAAATCTTTTCCGACCACTCATCCTGTGAACTATTTTTCATCTAACTCATATAATACCAAGTCTCCCTATTATCCACCTAATTCTCTCCCATTAACAAATACCCCTATGCCTCCTAATTCTCAGCCACCAACATTTAATTTTCCTCTGTATCATGGTCCCCAAGGTGTGAGTTTTATGAATTCATCGTCACAAGGTTCCCCTCTTACTAATAAAACTAGCATTCCTGCTGGGATTACATCTATGACCATTAAGCCTAATGGTACAGCTACTATAGTGGACTTATCATCGTCCAATTCCTGTATTGCTGATGTTCAAAATGGAGAACCCCCTAGTTCAACAATATCCTGTGATGTTAGCTCCTCTGTGCTACAAAAAGGGTCGGAAACCTTGTCAGAAGTTTCTCCACAACAGTCTAAGTTTTCAAGAGATTTTGTCACAGTTGTGTCTAATAATGAAGGTGGACAGGAATCTCTCAGTATATCCAACTCTTTGAAGGATAAGAAACCAGGGAAGAAAGATCAATTATCACAAAATCAG GTTTCTGTACGGTCTCCCACAACGGACACTATGCCTTCTCGTGTTGTTGATCATGATATATCTGATATTGGAGTACCCGATGCTATAggaactaaaaaaaatcattctgcAACAATTATTAATGAAGATCTTCCAAGATCTAATACAATTTCTGCTGCTGTTGAAGTGGAGACCGATGGGTCTGTAGAAGCTCCTGGTTATGTTTCAGTGGAAGGAAATGCTGCACAAACTATTGACAAAGTTCACAATCAGATGCCTGATAAGACGTACGAATTAGTTGaag GAAATTTTGGCTCATCAGATCTGCAGTCTACTGATCTTCCAAAAACAACACCAAAGCATGTTAAGAATGATTTAGAGAATGTTGATGGTGAGTCAGGTACCAAGGATAGACCAATTATGGAACCAAATAAGGTGAAAAATACATCTAAagggaagaagaagagaaaagagaTACTTCAGAAAGCAGATGCTGCTGGGTCAACTTCTGATCTTTATAATGCATACAAGGGACCCGgggaaaagaaagaagatgtCTTAAGTTCTGAGAGCAAGGAAAGTGCTACTGCTTCTCTAAGTTTGAAGCAATTTGATGTTGGTCAGTCAGATATTAAAGCCAGTGAGAAAGGTGATCATAATAAAGTTGAACTTGAAGATTGGGAGGATGTTGCCGACATGTCTACCCCTAAACTAGAGGTTCATGACATATCTCAAAAAGCAGGTGATGGACATGGAAGTACAACCAAAAAATATTCACGTGATTTCCTTCTGAAATTTGTAGAGCAGTTCGTTGATCTTCCTGAAGATTTTGAAATCACTGCTGACATTGGTGCTTTGATGAATGGCAATATTGGCGGCTCTCATATTTTTGAGCGTGATTCACATCCTAGTCCTGGAAGAGTTGTAGATAGACTAGGTGGGATGTCTCGGATGGATCGTCGTGGCGATGTGGTTGTGGAGGATGATAGATGGAACAAAGTTTCTGGTTCTTTTCGTGGACGTGGTCCGGAAGGCGTTGGTGGTAATTCAGGATTTCGATTTGGTCATGGAGGCAATTTTGGTGTTTTAAGGAACCCTCGTGCACAAGCACCGCTACAATATGGTGGAGGGATCCTTTCTGGGCCAATGCAATCTGGGGGAAATCAGGGTGGAAGAAATAGCCCTAACAGGGAGAGATGGCAGCGATCTGCTAACTTCCAGCAGAGGGGTTTAATTCCTTCTCCCGCCCAAACTCCTTTACAAATAATGCACAAAGCTGAGAATAAGTATGAAGTGGGTAAAGTGACAGATGTGGAAGAGGTAAAACAGAGGCAGTTGAAAGCTATCTTGAACAAACTAACACCGCAAAATTTTGACAAACTCTTTGAAAAGGTGAAAGAAGTTAGTATTGACAATGCAATCACCCTCATTGGTGTCATCTCACAAATATTTGAGAAAGCTCTTATGGAACCTACCTTTTGTGAAATGTATGCCAACTTTTGTTTACATTTGGCTTCTGAGTTGCCTGATTTTAGTGAGGACAatgaaaaaataacttttaaaaggtTATTATTAAACAAGTGCCAAGAGGAATTTGAGAGGGgtgaaagagaagaagaagaagcaaataaGGCTGATGAGGGTGAGGTTAAGCAGTCTACTGAGGAAAGGGAAGTTAGAAGAGTTAAGGCAAGAAGACGCATGTTGGGAAACATTAGATTGATTGGAGAACTATATAAGAAGAAAATGTTGACAGAGAGGATAATGCATGAGTGTATCAAGAAGTTACTGGGTCAATATCAGGATCCAGATGAAGAAAACATTGAAGCTTTATGCAAGCTAATGAGTACTATTGGGGAGATGATTGACCATCCAAAAGCCAAGGAACATATGGATGCATATTTTGAAAGGATGAAATTATTATCAATCAACATGAATTTATCTTCTAGGGTGAGGTTCATGTTGAAGGATTCCATTGATTTGAGAAAGAATAAATGGCAACAAAGGAGGAAAGTAGAAGGTCCCAAAAAGATTGAGGAGGTACATAGGGATGCTGCTCAGGAAAGGCAATCCCAAGCTGGTGGTAGGTCAAATCGTGGTCCTGCTAACAATCAATCGACAAGAAGGACTCCCATTGATTTTAGTCCAAGAGTATCATCTATCTTGTCATCTTCTAATTCTCAAATGGGTGGATTATGCGGTCTTCCACCTCAATCTCGTGGGTATGGTGGCTCTCAGGATGCTCAATTTGAGGAACAACAATCTTATGAAACTAAGACCTTGTCAGTTCCTTTGCCTCAAAGATCTTTAGGAGAAGATTCTATAACCTTGGTACCTCAAGGTGGTCTTGCTAGGGGAATGTCTATGAGAGGATCAACCACAATTTCCAATTTGCCAATATCTGAAGTGGTTCCTGTACCTAGAGACTCTCATAGAATGCCTACAGGTCTTAATGGTCAGAGTAATTCATCAGAGCGCACACAATATAACTCAAGGGAGGATATTGGGTCAAGACATGGTACTAACAAGTCTTTAGGTCCATCTACTCATGATCAATCAATTGCTCCAGAGCATAATGTAAACCATGGTAACAGAAACTTGAGGAGTGTTTCACCTGCTCCTCAAATTGCTTATTCAGATAACATTTTGTCGGAAGAAAAACTGAGGGACATGTCCTTGTCAGCCATAAGAGAATACTacag TGCTAGAGATGAGAATGAAATTGCTTTGTGTATCAAAGATTtgaactccccaagcttctatgCTTCTATGGTTTCTCTCTGGGTCACAGATTCATTTGAGAGAAAGGACACAGAAAGAGATCTTTTGGCCAAACTACTTATCAACCTTGTGAAATCTCAACATCATACATTGAGTCAAGTCCAACTCATCAAAGG GTTCGAATCTGTTCTCTGTACATTGGAGGATGTCGTTAATGATGCCCCTAGAGCACCAGAGTTTCTTGGCCGAATTTTTGCTCAAGCCATAATAGAGAGAGTAGCTACTTTGAATGAGATTGCACAATTAATACATGATGGTGGAGAAGAGCCAGGTAGTCTCTTAGAAATTGGACTTGCAGGTGATGTTCTTGGAAGCACATTGGAGGTAATTCAAAATGAAAAGGGAGACATGGTTCTAAATGAGATCCTTTCAAAAAGCTCTAATTTCCCATTGAAAACTTTCCAACCACCTGATGCTAAAATATCAAGGAAGTTggaaaaatttatttag